A stretch of DNA from Mus musculus strain C57BL/6J chromosome 6, GRCm38.p6 C57BL/6J:
tcttcctccagcAGTAGTAGCTCTGTCTCCAGTCTTTCAAGTTTTTCTGTAAGGTTAAGGTTTATTACCCCTTCCTTGCTCATCTAATATGTGATCAGAAATGAAAGCATATGGTTCCAGGAAATGAACCAGCAGGTCTTCTGCATGGGTCCAACAGACTGGGGATAACTCAGCCCAAGTCATCTGTACAAGAGGAATACTCCTAAGTTGAAAGTTGTACTCTTCATTATACTAGAAATTATTATCTTAAAATTCTAACCTTAGGAGTCTGGAACAATGACTTTTTATTAGGATgggcatttatgtatatatatataaaatcttcccTTGTGACCCTCAATGCCAGAGTGGTCACTGTGGCTCTGCCTAGGCCCTCTGTACCTGCAGGTAATTAATgttgcatatctctctctctctctctctctctctctatatatatatatatatatatatatatatatatgtatatatatatatataatacgtgtatatatatcatatatattatatattaaatattacaaTGTATTGGATACATAAACATGcaattaaacttaaaaaacaattatCTTCCAGAATAACATCACATTCCTCTGTCCTATGTAAAGCCTACTCTCTCTTTGTCCTTAATATGCAGATGAACTATAAAGCTTGTGGGTACATTAAAATCTCTATATTTTCAGGATATTTTGAAGATGCAGTTCAAACTGCATTAAGCTATTTAAGCTCTGTAAGACACATCAATGAAAGATCAAGGGAGGTAGTGAAtcaaccatctctgcatcctatTCCTGCAAGCTGAGAACATCACTTGCCCTTTCCCTGGTAACCCATCAAAATGTAGTCACATACAGAGTACTTTGCTACTGTAAATTTAAGATAATAATGTCCAGCATAATGAGAATTTTAACTTTCAATTTAGGAGTATTCCTCTACAGTCTCTCTATGTTgggcaaacatttattttttcctaCAGGGATACAGTGTTACCTTCTTGCCTTCTTTCTTGCCTTCTATTATTGCACTCTTTAAGGATGCCTAGTCAGAGGCCTGAAGGAGTCACCTTCCAGCACCTTCATGAATTTTCTCCtcaatgatcttttttttttaattgaagttgCTTTCCCTGTGGATGATGATGACAAGATAGTTGGAGGATACACCTGCCGAGAGAATTCTGTTCCCTACCAGGTGTCCCTGAACTCTGGCTACCACTTCTGTGGAGGTTCCCTCATCAATGACCAGTGGGTGGTGTCTGCAGCTCACTGCTACAAGTCGTAAGTGGTGGTCCCTAATGGTACAGAATTCAAATTTGGCCTTTCTGCAGACACAGTATAAGATCAGGCAAGAACTAAGGTTGTAAAGTAAACAGCAGTAGTCAGAAGGGAAAGATTACCaactaaaacatttttatgagTTTGGGAAGAGTAAGTATACAGAATAAGAAGCCGTTCACATTCCTaaacaatcaaaaataaattaatgatataCATATTGAAGGCAAGGAAAATTGACTTTAGGATAAAAAGAACCAAATTCGAAGTCACAAAAAGACTATCTCAAAGACTAATACTGTGTTCTAAACTCAGAGTTTTCAGTGAATGTCAACAGTCTGTAAGCGTACTAAAACATTATCTTTTGACTAATTTCACCATATAGAGAGAAGTCAGAGTTAGTTTCTATACCAGATAGTATCAGACCTGAATACACATCAGTTTCAGCCAGTTTATTGAGAAAGTCTAGGAAAAGAACCTAGAAAGTAAATTCATAGCAAATTGGAAGTAGCAAAGCTACATGGATCAAGACTATCTTATCCCAAATTTGACTAGACCCATCAGAATAATAGTTCTTAAGAGGAAAGGATTTAAGGTGGTTTACATTTTGCAAAGAGACAGGACaaatgaagaaacaagaaagtatgtGTATGCAAAGGGGGGAGATGTAGTTTTGAGGAGATTCCCACAGCAGTCTTTCATGCCAATCATattttgctcccccccccccccaccttttgaAGCAGAGAGTAATTGGGTTTCACAATTGTAGTTGCACATCACAACTCTACTTCTGTTATATTAGGCAAGTCCTCTTCCCCATTCCAGATATATTCAGCAAAAAGAGTTCGATGACTCGGAGCTACTTGGGGTTAATGGAGAGGAAGATCCTCATACACTTCTCTTCCCAACAGCCGCATCCAAGTGAGACTGGGAGAGCACAACATCAACGTCCTGGAGGGCAATGAGCAGTTTATCGATGCTGCCAACATCATCAAGCATCCTAAATTCAAAAAGAAGACTCTGGACAATGACATCATGCTGATCAAGCTGTCTTCTCCTGTGACCCTCAATGCCAGAGTGGCCACTGTGGCTCTGCCCAGCTCCTGTGCAGCTGCTGGCACTCAGTGCCTCATCTCTGGCTGGGGCAACACCTTGAGCTCTGGCGGTGAGTAGGCTACTTTGTTGGCTTCCTTTACAACTTTCCAGAACCATTCAGGTTTCTACTCTTAAGTCACTGGATTCTAAGATGAAAATACATTGCAAGTACACTGAGATGTGCAGTGGGTATTAGAGAGAGTTGCACACAAAATGACCTTGATCACAGAATGTAAACAGAACAGATGAAAAAATTCTATTATTACTTCCATAAATGATATCAATAATCACTATTTTGGAATCCATGTTTCTTGCTGGGCCTTAATATGTAGAATAACGCCCAGTTATCAAAAACagttcgggctggtgagatggctcagtgggtaagagtacccgactgctcttccaaaggtcctgagttcaaatcccagcaaccacatggtggctcacaaccatctgtaacaagatctgactccctcttctggagtgtctgaagacagctacagtgtacttacatataataaataaataaatcttaaaaaaaaaaaaaaaaagagttcaccaCTGGCATGTTGATGGCTATTCTGCACTGAATCACTTTCCTTCTTATCTTTTCCTCAAAGTGAACAACCCAGACCTGCTCCAGTGCCTGGATGCTCCACTGCTGCCTCAGGCTGACTGTGAGGCCTCCTATCCTGGAAAGATCACCAAGAACATGATCTGTGTTGGCTTCCTGGAGGGAGGCAAAGATTCCTGCCAGGTAATTGGCTTCACTCTCACAAATATAATTTGTTTTCCTAGGATTGGGGTTAGCAGGCCCAAGTGTATGAGGCAGGAAGTTTCCTGTAGTGAATCCATGGAAAAGTGAGGAGGGCTATTCTGGAGGTTATTTCAACATGTCAGCCAGAACAGAGGATGGACTAACCAAGGGAGGCAAAGCATGGCTAGAATGGCATCTTCAGGTCAGAGTAATGTGATCCTTTTTCCTTGTGCCTCTTCCTTCAA
This window harbors:
- the Try10 gene encoding trypsin 10 precursor; its protein translation is MSTLLFLALVGAAVAFPVDDDDKIVGGYTCRENSVPYQVSLNSGYHFCGGSLINDQWVVSAAHCYKSRIQVRLGEHNINVLEGNEQFIDAANIIKHPKFKKKTLDNDIMLIKLSSPVTLNARVATVALPSSCAAAGTQCLISGWGNTLSSGVNNPDLLQCLDAPLLPQADCEASYPGKITKNMICVGFLEGGKDSCQGDSGGPVVCNGQLQGIVSWGYGCAQKDNPGVYTKVCNYVDWIQNTIAAN